Proteins from one Telopea speciosissima isolate NSW1024214 ecotype Mountain lineage chromosome 1, Tspe_v1, whole genome shotgun sequence genomic window:
- the LOC122649086 gene encoding caffeic acid 3-O-methyltransferase-like, producing MCITSITLLKLIIEVYEGFDNVNVVVDVGGGVGKTLELITFKHPTIKGINFDLPHVIADAPPYPGVEHVVGEMFLSVPKGDIIFMKTVLHNWGDEHCLSILKNCYESLPENGKVVVLETIVPEIPETTLLAKTTLGMDLVMMTQHMGGKERTEKEYKASASGAGFSGVTLVFRLAAFSVMEFYK from the exons ATGTGTATCACCTCCATCACATTATTGAAACTAATAATTGAGGTTTATGAGGGATTTGACAATGTGAATGTGGTGGTTGATGTGGGTGGTGGAGTAGGGAAAACTCTTGAGTTGATCACTTTCAAACACCCTACCATTAAGGGTATTAACTTTGATTTACCACATGTGATAGCTGATGCACCACCTTATCCTG GGGTGGAGCATGTTGTAGGTGAAATGTTTTTGAGTGTTCCAAAAGGGGACATCATCTTTATGAAG ACCGTACTTCATAACTGGGGTGATGAGCATTGCTTGAGTATATTGAAGAATTGCTATGAATCCCTACCAGAAAATGGGAAGGTGGTTGTTTTGGAGACGATTGTTCCAGAGATACCTGAGACTACTTTGCTAGCAAAAACTACACTTGGAATGGATTTGGTTATGATGACACAACACATGGGAGGTAAGGAGAGGACTGAGAAGGAATACAAGGCCTCGGCAAGTGGTGCTGGATTTAGTGGCGTTACACTCGTCTTTCGTCTTGCTGCCTTCTCTGTCATGGAATTCTATAAATAG